The following is a genomic window from Verrucomicrobiota bacterium.
CGATGAATTCCGTTTCGAGCAGGTGCATCGCGCCGGTGTGCGCCAGGCACTCGCTTGCGACCGAACCCGCTTCGGTCAGGCCGTAACGATCAAAACACTGCGCGCCCCAGGTCGACTCGCTTTGTTCACGCAGAGCCGTCGCGCGCGAATTGGTCTGGCCGGGAGCGATGATTTTTCTGACGCTCATGGTTTTCAACGTGATGCCGGCTCGGCGGGCTGTGCCGGCGAGCGCGAGAATTGTCTCGGTTTTCCCAATCAGCACATCGGGATCAAATCGGCGCAGCAGTTGCAATTGTTCTTCATCACTGGCGTCACCGCCCGGAAAGCAACAGCAGCCAAGCCGGCACGCGCCTTCGAACATGATCGACGGGCCGGAGGCAGCGCCCGGCGTCAGAGCAAAAAAAATGCGCTGGCCCGGCTCAATGCCGGAAAGTAGATAGAGCCGCTGGCTGCAATCCATGACCCAGCGCCAGTTCAACGTCGTGTCCGCCCAGTAAATGGGCGCGTGCGTGGTGCCCGAGGAACGATGAATCCGTTTATAAGTGCCGGGGG
Proteins encoded in this region:
- a CDS encoding phenylacetate--CoA ligase family protein; its protein translation is MQTPDLEHLQLDKLNRLFSEVWEQNPFYTRKWQAAGVTVHRLSSLSQLSAFPVTTRDELVSDQSAAPPLGTNLTYPPGTYKRIHRSSGTTHAPIYWADTTLNWRWVMDCSQRLYLLSGIEPGQRIFFALTPGAASGPSIMFEGACRLGCCCFPGGDASDEEQLQLLRRFDPDVLIGKTETILALAGTARRAGITLKTMSVRKIIAPGQTNSRATALREQSESTWGAQCFDRYGLTEAGSVASECLAHTGAMHLLETEFIAEVIQPDTEQPLKDGEAGELVLTTLGRIGRPIIRYRTGDWVRLVRNHQCPCKRPGALLLGGVRRID